Proteins encoded within one genomic window of Candidatus Berkiella cookevillensis:
- a CDS encoding EAL domain-containing protein: MGLSYQSKLVALISSVFISITVCLYYVLTLSLSESNLRDIEKQLGFTSTLIDDQLLDKTEDIIYYSTQSSSISQFSNQVPTLNQERMLLRLHELANEFRADRALLITKGLTIKSDTYIQKNSPQNFPYPDIRDHLETNSAFQIVLPMNDVIYHWVIFPIQSQNETLWLAFGNEIDKIFKYALDNISPLNINLSFAYEMPQSHWRYPKENFRLLGADFEHAIQKYLHHIDEKNATQLSIRQGNQVVFMLPLIQSKNSPKIVAILIYSFSESFKPYLTIIYKVIGLFLTAFVLMATGLILINRKYKTALLAIVRFVEKLNEGDYQQRLPYHGKGVISQLSTLLNNMIAKIHLREKELLHKTRYDPITELPNKSFFIEQLTKILQAHEAKQLAVVLVTIHRFPQINHALGHRVADRLLHHVGARIVGAFEDASFVGKLSGNVFAMILTDVMPSDAENISDRILDLFENPFSVYTVTIDLSAHVGFSFYPEDGDESDILIQKSDVALFKSQSNAEHFAIYDASSDPHQFNKLSLMSELKEGLQHDEFLVYYQPKVDLKTDRIIQVEALVRWMHPYKGFMSPNLFIPLAEETGHIKKITAWLLNQTFAQCALWEKANIPLQISVNLSVKDLLNRNLLKYINGLLEVHHINPNNIIFEITESAFMQDPENSLGAIKKMRNLGFSFTIDDFGTGYSSMSYLKNLPVDELKIDQTFIRDIAQNTKDAQIVRTTIELGHGLGLVVVAEGIEDEAAYELLKTFDCDIGQGYFMSKPVALSELEEWLKTSRWGLPTISHK, translated from the coding sequence GTGGGCTTAAGTTATCAGTCAAAATTGGTTGCGCTTATATCCAGTGTTTTTATTTCTATCACAGTTTGTCTTTATTATGTGCTCACTTTATCTTTAAGCGAAAGTAACTTACGCGATATTGAAAAGCAACTCGGCTTTACCAGCACCCTGATTGACGATCAATTATTAGATAAAACAGAAGATATTATTTATTATTCCACACAATCATCTTCTATATCTCAATTTTCTAATCAAGTCCCCACGCTCAATCAAGAAAGAATGCTGTTAAGACTCCATGAACTGGCAAATGAATTTCGCGCAGATCGCGCTTTATTGATTACAAAAGGCTTAACCATTAAATCTGATACTTATATACAAAAAAACAGTCCACAAAACTTCCCCTACCCTGATATCCGCGATCATTTAGAAACAAACTCAGCTTTTCAAATTGTGTTGCCAATGAATGACGTTATTTATCACTGGGTGATTTTTCCGATTCAATCTCAGAATGAAACTTTATGGCTCGCTTTTGGAAATGAAATTGATAAGATTTTTAAATATGCCTTAGATAATATTTCTCCCTTAAATATTAATTTAAGCTTTGCTTATGAGATGCCTCAAAGCCACTGGCGGTATCCCAAAGAAAATTTTCGACTGTTAGGTGCTGATTTTGAACATGCAATTCAAAAGTATCTACATCATATCGATGAAAAAAATGCTACGCAGCTGAGTATCAGACAAGGCAACCAAGTTGTTTTTATGCTGCCATTGATTCAAAGTAAAAATAGCCCAAAAATAGTTGCTATTCTTATCTATTCTTTTTCTGAATCTTTTAAGCCTTATCTCACTATTATTTATAAAGTGATCGGTCTTTTTCTTACTGCATTCGTATTAATGGCTACGGGTCTTATCCTGATCAATCGAAAATATAAAACTGCCCTTTTAGCTATTGTTCGTTTTGTTGAAAAACTCAACGAAGGCGATTATCAGCAACGACTACCTTATCATGGGAAAGGCGTTATCAGTCAATTATCAACATTGCTAAATAACATGATTGCTAAAATTCATTTGAGAGAAAAAGAATTACTCCATAAAACGCGCTATGACCCCATTACAGAATTACCCAATAAAAGTTTCTTTATTGAACAGCTAACAAAAATACTACAAGCACATGAAGCAAAGCAATTAGCTGTTGTCTTGGTCACTATACATCGATTCCCTCAAATTAATCACGCCTTAGGACACCGCGTTGCAGATCGCCTCTTGCACCATGTAGGCGCTAGAATTGTAGGCGCATTTGAAGATGCTTCCTTTGTTGGCAAGCTATCAGGCAACGTATTTGCAATGATATTAACAGACGTTATGCCTTCAGACGCAGAGAATATTTCCGATCGTATTCTAGATTTATTCGAAAATCCATTCAGTGTATACACTGTTACCATTGATTTAAGTGCGCATGTTGGTTTTAGTTTTTATCCAGAAGATGGCGATGAAAGCGATATTCTTATTCAAAAATCGGATGTTGCCTTATTTAAATCACAATCCAATGCTGAACACTTTGCTATCTATGATGCAAGCAGCGATCCACACCAATTCAACAAACTTTCTCTTATGAGTGAACTAAAAGAAGGCTTGCAACACGACGAGTTTTTGGTTTATTACCAACCTAAAGTTGATCTAAAAACCGATCGCATCATTCAAGTAGAAGCCTTGGTCCGCTGGATGCACCCTTACAAAGGCTTTATGTCTCCAAATTTATTTATTCCGCTTGCAGAAGAAACAGGTCACATTAAAAAAATTACTGCCTGGTTGCTCAATCAAACATTTGCGCAATGCGCGCTCTGGGAAAAAGCCAATATCCCACTTCAAATATCTGTTAATCTCTCTGTGAAAGATTTGCTAAATCGCAATCTTCTTAAATATATTAACGGCCTGCTTGAAGTACACCACATCAACCCGAATAATATTATCTTTGAAATTACAGAAAGTGCCTTCATGCAAGATCCAGAAAATTCGCTCGGTGCCATTAAAAAAATGCGCAACCTAGGATTTTCTTTTACCATTGATGATTTTGGAACAGGATATTCATCAATGAGCTATCTTAAAAATTTACCTGTTGATGAATTAAAAATCGATCAAACCTTCATTAGAGACATTGCTCAAAACACCAAAGATGCTCAGATTGTGCGCACCACCATTGAACTGGGTCATGGACTTGGTTTGGTTGTCGTTGCAGAAGGTATAGAAGATGAAGCCGCTTATGAGCTCTTAAAAACCTTCGATTGCGACATTGGTCAAGGATATTTCATGAGCAAGCCTGTGGCTTTAAGCGAATTAGAAGAGTGGCTCAAAACCTCACGCTGGGGATTGCCCACTATATCCCATAAGTAG
- a CDS encoding MarR family winged helix-turn-helix transcriptional regulator translates to MEANEPINPKLINPKCSCFNLRKATRAVTQFYDHQLEPAGIRATQFTLLVSLASVSARTLTEMAHTLVMDRTTLTRNLKPLEKLGLIHTIEPRDKRSKAYSLTEQGRATLDKGIPLWHQAQKRIQSALTDERFERILKDMNDITKIISEL, encoded by the coding sequence ATGGAAGCCAACGAACCTATAAACCCAAAATTGATTAACCCTAAGTGTAGTTGTTTCAACCTACGTAAGGCAACAAGAGCCGTTACACAGTTTTATGATCATCAGCTAGAGCCAGCAGGTATTCGTGCTACACAGTTTACTTTGTTGGTATCTCTAGCCTCTGTGTCGGCGCGTACCTTAACCGAAATGGCACACACTTTAGTGATGGATAGAACCACGCTAACGCGTAATTTAAAACCCTTAGAGAAGTTAGGACTCATTCATACTATTGAGCCTAGAGATAAACGTTCTAAGGCATACTCCTTGACCGAGCAGGGCAGAGCCACGCTCGATAAAGGAATACCTTTATGGCATCAAGCTCAAAAGCGTATTCAATCCGCTTTGACCGATGAACGTTTTGAACGAATACTCAAAGATATGAATGATATAACAAAAATTATATCTGAACTGTAG
- a CDS encoding translocation/assembly module TamB domain-containing protein, giving the protein MACLCFCIYTETGTKATLEFINDFTNYSIKYDHVSGTFGHHLSFDALELKSKDFKLQAQSLSVSWQWLLLFQSEINVSQLNAQNIALILHHSETTTPNINSLDDLQNFVNSKLFFHMTINEGEIQKAKISTPTFTHDIEHIVLKTFQSNHLLDLKYLSYEGSLGFIHAQQDEKLQVKWDLTLSAPTVFSQWIEGKVKTKGDAIFYEHDLKNEKNKIDAEFFVEKLNIKEKELLNSQINIQGSLQAHNIAIKSILGDPIEIITTATWHQSTWTGNIEKILFSHKTLNKLPSTYGTLKISKKSNWKVQLNMNVFGESLNSKLTIKKDAPFAMSGKIQSQIQNLKSLNHFFPFLSGTTDGSIDIDIDLKGTVFSPEFVTKAKVSGIHFSMPQYGTKTILDKIEITQNKKNEMLIDGYGHINNKKFTIDGLAHVKNYQPYLSVNIKGENLVLSQTPEYFIVASPNLNFTLENNVPKLSGHIHIPQADIKQLNHSKKASHSGDIVIINHEKSHEKKDKAVSSTIPLSTQIEISLGNNLKYKGKGLNCQFKGHLKLTQKPNQIPRLKGEINLINGKYRFQGKSFNLTHGKLIFTGSTMSNPLIDIEAKQTVMALPRKKSAALITQMDMGVRLKGKLNDPKISFFSNPSMSEADIISYLILGRPQSEASQGQAELLFQAVSQLSSMFGNENNDISHNLAERLKLDYVAFSKGSNNQNTSLEDTVLMLGKQLSDRLYLNYSLGFLDSTNSIGMQYVLGRNLSVEAQTGTTGSSADVIISLDH; this is encoded by the coding sequence GTGGCTTGTTTGTGCTTTTGTATTTATACCGAAACTGGCACAAAAGCCACACTTGAGTTCATTAATGATTTCACAAACTATAGTATTAAATACGATCATGTATCTGGTACTTTTGGACATCATCTTTCTTTCGATGCTTTGGAATTAAAGAGCAAAGATTTTAAGCTTCAAGCCCAGTCTTTAAGCGTTAGCTGGCAATGGCTTTTACTCTTTCAAAGTGAAATTAATGTATCACAGCTCAATGCCCAAAATATTGCACTTATCCTGCATCATAGTGAAACCACCACACCCAATATTAATAGCCTTGATGACTTACAAAACTTTGTAAATTCAAAATTGTTTTTTCACATGACTATCAATGAAGGCGAGATTCAGAAAGCCAAGATAAGCACCCCTACTTTTACACACGATATTGAACACATTGTATTAAAGACTTTTCAATCCAATCATTTATTAGATTTAAAATATCTTAGCTATGAAGGAAGCTTAGGGTTCATACATGCCCAGCAAGATGAAAAACTACAAGTAAAATGGGATCTAACACTCTCTGCCCCCACAGTTTTCTCTCAATGGATAGAAGGAAAGGTGAAAACAAAGGGTGATGCTATTTTTTATGAGCACGATTTGAAAAACGAAAAAAACAAAATCGATGCTGAATTTTTTGTCGAAAAACTAAATATAAAAGAAAAAGAACTTCTAAATAGCCAAATTAATATTCAAGGCTCTTTGCAAGCACACAACATCGCCATAAAAAGCATTCTGGGCGATCCTATTGAAATCATAACCACAGCAACGTGGCATCAATCAACATGGACGGGCAACATAGAAAAAATTCTATTCTCTCACAAAACCCTTAACAAGCTACCAAGCACTTACGGCACTCTAAAAATAAGCAAAAAATCCAACTGGAAAGTCCAATTGAATATGAATGTATTTGGAGAATCTTTAAATTCAAAATTAACGATCAAAAAAGATGCGCCTTTTGCAATGAGTGGAAAAATTCAATCACAGATCCAAAATCTAAAGTCGCTGAACCATTTTTTTCCTTTCTTATCAGGAACGACTGATGGCTCAATAGATATCGACATTGATCTTAAAGGCACTGTTTTTTCTCCTGAGTTTGTAACAAAAGCGAAGGTATCTGGCATTCACTTTTCTATGCCTCAGTATGGAACCAAAACAATACTGGATAAAATTGAAATAACGCAAAATAAAAAAAATGAAATGCTTATCGATGGTTATGGCCATATCAATAATAAAAAATTCACGATTGATGGCTTGGCACATGTCAAAAATTATCAGCCTTACTTATCTGTGAATATAAAGGGCGAAAACCTTGTTTTAAGCCAAACTCCTGAATATTTTATTGTGGCCTCTCCTAACCTTAATTTCACCTTAGAAAATAATGTGCCCAAGCTCAGTGGCCATATTCATATCCCACAAGCGGATATTAAACAACTCAATCATTCAAAGAAAGCATCACACTCTGGTGATATTGTGATCATCAATCATGAAAAAAGTCATGAGAAAAAAGACAAAGCAGTATCTTCAACCATACCACTTAGCACACAAATTGAAATTAGTTTAGGAAATAATCTTAAGTACAAAGGCAAAGGTCTGAACTGCCAGTTTAAAGGACATCTTAAGCTCACTCAAAAACCCAACCAAATCCCAAGACTCAAAGGTGAGATTAATCTGATCAATGGTAAATATCGCTTTCAAGGAAAATCTTTTAATCTAACTCATGGTAAGCTTATTTTTACAGGTAGCACCATGAGTAATCCACTCATAGATATTGAAGCCAAGCAAACCGTGATGGCGTTACCCCGTAAAAAGTCTGCTGCGCTTATTACTCAAATGGATATGGGGGTTCGTTTAAAAGGAAAGCTCAATGATCCCAAAATCAGCTTTTTCTCAAATCCCTCAATGTCAGAGGCAGATATTATCTCTTATCTTATTTTAGGTCGCCCACAAAGCGAAGCGTCTCAAGGCCAAGCTGAATTACTCTTTCAAGCTGTTTCACAATTGTCTTCCATGTTTGGCAATGAGAACAATGATATCTCTCATAATCTTGCAGAACGCTTAAAATTAGATTACGTCGCTTTTTCTAAAGGCTCTAACAATCAAAATACTTCTTTAGAAGATACTGTGCTTATGCTGGGGAAACAACTCTCTGATCGACTTTATCTGAATTACAGTCTTGGCTTTTTAGATTCAACCAATAGCATTGGTATGCAATATGTTTTAGGCAGAAATCTGTCGGTTGAAGCACAAACAGGCACAACGGGTTCAAGTGCGGATGTTATTATTTCGTTGGATCATTAA
- the rpoS gene encoding RNA polymerase sigma factor RpoS, whose amino-acid sequence MAQGWDVFCEKTSLKGNKKENKNKVLGEDFSTSDTAMELINDDVSFLQSEKADELRDEVVFTEDTLIEEDDAEDSYEKALDATHMYLGEIGYAPLLSAEEEIYYARRAQQGCVQSRNQMIESNLRLVVKISRRYINRGLPLLDLIEEGNLGLIRAVEKYDPERGFRFSTYGTWWIRQTIERALMNQTRMIRLPIHVVKEMNVYLRTSRELAHVLDHEPNSEEIAHALKKPTQAVEKILGLNEKTTSLDLPVASETDRSIVDTIKEEGEHDPLSLLMEEDFKSSVDNWLDTLNQKQQDVIVRRFGLRGHEQATLEDVGAEIGLTRERVRQIQVESLDHLKTLLARKKLTQDVFFS is encoded by the coding sequence ATGGCTCAGGGATGGGACGTATTCTGTGAGAAAACTTCACTCAAGGGCAATAAGAAAGAAAATAAGAATAAAGTCTTGGGTGAGGACTTCTCTACGAGTGACACAGCGATGGAACTTATCAACGATGACGTTAGCTTTTTGCAATCTGAAAAAGCTGATGAGTTACGTGATGAAGTGGTATTCACAGAAGATACGCTCATTGAAGAGGATGATGCCGAGGATTCTTATGAAAAAGCTTTAGATGCAACGCATATGTATCTTGGAGAGATTGGTTATGCGCCTTTGCTGTCTGCGGAGGAAGAGATCTACTATGCACGACGTGCGCAGCAAGGGTGTGTTCAATCACGTAATCAGATGATTGAAAGCAATCTAAGATTGGTGGTTAAAATTTCTAGACGCTATATTAATCGAGGTTTACCATTACTTGATTTGATAGAAGAAGGGAATTTAGGGCTTATTCGTGCCGTTGAAAAATATGATCCTGAAAGAGGATTTCGTTTTTCTACTTATGGAACATGGTGGATAAGACAAACCATCGAACGTGCATTAATGAATCAAACACGGATGATTCGTCTGCCGATTCATGTTGTAAAAGAAATGAATGTTTATTTAAGAACCAGCAGAGAGTTAGCACATGTGTTAGATCATGAGCCAAATTCTGAAGAAATTGCACATGCGCTCAAAAAGCCAACACAAGCTGTAGAAAAAATACTAGGACTCAATGAAAAAACGACTTCTCTTGATTTGCCAGTTGCCTCAGAGACAGATCGCTCTATTGTTGATACCATTAAAGAGGAAGGAGAACATGATCCTTTATCTTTACTGATGGAAGAAGATTTTAAAAGCTCTGTTGATAATTGGTTGGATACCCTCAATCAAAAGCAACAAGATGTCATCGTGCGTAGATTTGGCTTAAGAGGGCACGAACAAGCCACTTTAGAAGATGTAGGCGCAGAAATTGGTCTAACGCGTGAACGGGTTAGGCAAATACAAGTAGAAAGCTTAGATCATTTAAAAACACTGTTGGCCAGAAAGAAGCTGACACAAGATGTGTTTTTTAGTTAA
- the acnA gene encoding aconitate hydratase AcnA: protein MKSRFNTQKAISINNKSYHYYDLKALPESYNIDRLPFSIKILLENLLRFMDGVNITDKDVEAVLHWDPKAVPDQEIAFTPSRVILQDFTGVPAVVDLAAMRVAMKKLGGNPNKINPLAPVELVIDHSVMVDHFGNNKAFNQNTELEYERNFERYAFLRWGQNAFKNFKVVPPGTGIVHQVNLEYLARVVFENNTNGTSYLYPDTLVGTDSHTTMINGLGVLGWGVGGIEAEAAMLGQPITMLIPQVVGFKITGKLPEGATATDLVLIITQMLRQKGVVGKFVEFYGDGLDNLPLADRATIANMAPEYGATCGIFPIDDETLNFLKLTGRPQEQIDIIEHYTKAQGLFRVKNQKEAEYSDVLSLNLSEVVPSIAGPKRPQDRIPLTQSKEAFKETICQQLAERQDKVSDDMAINEGANIIEGEVPIVLNDQHHMLRHGDVVIAAITSCTNTSNPAVMLAAGLIAKKAIEKGIHSKPWVKTSLAPGSQVVTDYLEKSKLTTYLDQLGFNLVGYGCTTCIGNSGPLLPEVEQAIQKGNLQVSAVLSGNRNFEGRIHPQVRNAYLASPPLVVIYALAGTMNIDLYKDPISKDKNGNPIFLKDIWPSHEEIQAEIKKSVSPELFRARYAAVYDGDQHWKNINVTESELYQWEENSTYVKHPPYFEDMSLEVPKIENLNNARVLVKVADSVTTDHISPAGSISSKSPAGQYLLERNIPVSDFNSYGSRRGNHEVMMRGTFANIRLRNQMAPGTEGGWTTHQTSGEVMSLYDASLRYAKENVPLIILAGKEYGTGSSRDWAAKGTRLLGVRVVIAESYERIHRSNLIGMGVLPLEYKAGENADQLKLTGQETYSVKLDDLKPQGDVTVEVEHNGNKRSFKATVRIDTPKELSYFKHGGILHYVLRELAKNGK from the coding sequence ATGAAAAGTCGGTTCAACACACAAAAAGCTATTTCAATCAACAACAAAAGCTATCACTACTACGATCTTAAGGCACTACCTGAAAGCTACAACATAGATAGATTGCCTTTCTCAATTAAAATTCTGTTAGAAAATTTATTGCGCTTTATGGATGGCGTCAACATCACAGATAAAGATGTGGAAGCGGTGCTACATTGGGATCCTAAAGCGGTTCCTGATCAAGAGATCGCCTTTACACCAAGCCGTGTTATTTTACAGGACTTTACAGGTGTCCCTGCGGTAGTAGATTTAGCTGCCATGCGTGTTGCTATGAAGAAATTAGGCGGCAACCCTAATAAAATTAACCCTTTAGCACCTGTTGAACTGGTCATTGATCACTCGGTCATGGTTGATCATTTTGGAAACAATAAAGCCTTCAATCAAAATACAGAATTAGAATATGAGCGTAATTTTGAGCGCTATGCTTTCCTACGCTGGGGACAAAATGCATTCAAAAATTTCAAAGTCGTCCCACCAGGCACCGGCATTGTTCACCAAGTGAATTTAGAATATCTGGCACGTGTTGTCTTTGAAAATAATACAAATGGCACCTCTTATCTTTATCCCGATACATTGGTAGGAACAGATTCTCATACAACCATGATCAACGGTTTAGGTGTTTTGGGTTGGGGGGTTGGCGGTATTGAAGCAGAAGCAGCAATGTTAGGCCAACCTATTACTATGCTCATACCGCAAGTGGTTGGCTTTAAAATCACAGGTAAATTACCAGAAGGCGCAACAGCCACCGATCTGGTACTCATTATTACACAAATGTTAAGACAAAAAGGTGTTGTTGGTAAATTCGTAGAATTCTATGGAGATGGCTTAGACAACCTCCCCTTAGCAGACAGAGCAACCATCGCAAATATGGCACCTGAATATGGCGCAACTTGCGGTATTTTCCCGATTGATGATGAAACCTTAAACTTTTTGAAGCTGACAGGTCGCCCCCAAGAACAAATCGATATCATAGAGCATTACACAAAAGCACAAGGTCTTTTCAGAGTTAAAAACCAAAAAGAAGCTGAATACTCAGATGTTCTGTCTCTTAATTTAAGTGAAGTTGTACCTTCTATTGCTGGCCCTAAACGCCCTCAAGATAGAATTCCATTAACACAATCTAAAGAAGCATTTAAAGAAACGATTTGTCAACAATTAGCTGAACGACAAGATAAAGTATCTGATGATATGGCTATCAATGAAGGGGCAAATATCATTGAAGGCGAAGTACCGATTGTGCTCAATGATCAACATCATATGCTACGCCATGGCGATGTTGTGATCGCAGCAATTACCAGTTGTACAAATACCTCCAATCCAGCTGTGATGTTAGCAGCAGGTTTAATCGCTAAAAAAGCAATTGAAAAAGGTATTCATTCTAAACCTTGGGTAAAAACCAGTCTTGCCCCAGGCTCACAAGTTGTTACTGATTATTTAGAAAAATCAAAATTAACAACTTATCTTGATCAATTAGGCTTTAATCTGGTTGGTTATGGTTGCACAACCTGTATTGGTAACTCTGGTCCACTACTTCCTGAAGTTGAACAAGCCATTCAAAAAGGAAATTTACAAGTTTCTGCCGTTTTATCTGGTAATAGAAACTTCGAAGGCCGCATACACCCACAAGTCAGAAATGCTTATTTAGCCTCTCCACCTTTGGTTGTTATCTATGCGCTTGCAGGAACCATGAACATTGACTTGTACAAAGATCCTATTTCCAAAGATAAAAATGGTAATCCAATCTTCTTGAAAGATATTTGGCCTTCACATGAAGAGATTCAAGCAGAAATCAAGAAATCAGTTTCTCCAGAATTATTTAGAGCGCGTTATGCAGCTGTGTATGATGGCGATCAACATTGGAAAAATATCAATGTAACCGAGTCTGAACTCTATCAATGGGAAGAAAATTCTACCTATGTAAAACACCCTCCTTACTTCGAAGACATGTCGCTTGAAGTGCCTAAAATTGAAAATCTGAACAATGCGCGTGTTTTAGTAAAGGTGGCTGATTCTGTTACAACCGATCATATTTCTCCAGCTGGCAGTATTTCATCTAAATCTCCAGCAGGACAATATTTATTGGAAAGAAATATCCCTGTTTCTGATTTCAATTCTTATGGATCTCGACGGGGTAATCACGAAGTAATGATGCGAGGCACTTTCGCCAATATTCGACTCCGTAATCAAATGGCGCCTGGTACAGAAGGCGGATGGACAACGCATCAAACCAGTGGCGAAGTTATGTCTTTATACGACGCATCTTTGCGCTATGCAAAAGAAAATGTGCCTCTCATTATTTTGGCAGGAAAAGAATATGGCACAGGCTCCTCTCGCGATTGGGCAGCCAAAGGCACACGACTCTTAGGTGTACGTGTTGTCATTGCAGAAAGCTACGAGCGTATTCACCGTTCAAATCTCATTGGAATGGGTGTACTCCCCTTAGAATATAAAGCGGGTGAAAATGCCGATCAACTAAAATTAACAGGACAAGAAACGTATTCTGTCAAATTAGATGATTTAAAACCACAAGGTGATGTAACTGTTGAAGTTGAGCACAATGGAAACAAACGCTCATTTAAGGCTACGGTTCGCATTGATACACCAAAAGAACTCAGCTATTTCAAACACGGTGGTATTTTGCATTATGTATTACGTGAATTAGCTAAAAATGGGAAATAG
- a CDS encoding class II fumarate hydratase, whose product MSQINMRTVTDSMGEMSVPETALYGAQTQRAVENFPISGLTMPRSFIQAMGWVKKSCALSNKALGFLSEDKTKAIVKAAEQVAEGALDKQFPIDVFQTGSGTSTNMNTNEVVARYATLEAGIDIHPNDDVNMSQSSNDVIPTAIHVSTAVQAKHKLLPALKHLHKTIQAKAKSLENITKTGRTHLMDAMPVTLGQELNGWAQQIANGIQRIESALEHVQLLAIGGTAVGTGINAHPDFGTKTAQYLSSETNVAFSVSPNLFESLSCQDAVVAFSGQLRVIAVSFMKIANDLRWMNSGPLAGIAEIYLPALQPGSSIMPGKVNPVICESTMMVSAQVMGNDATIMVAGQHGNFQLNVMLPVIAYNVLQSIELLSNTAIMLADKAIKGFTVNETEIKDRLAKNPILVTALNPVIGYELGAKIAKTAYAENRALLDVAKEMTQLSEKELKTYLDPFTLTKGGLVEK is encoded by the coding sequence ATGAGTCAAATTAACATGCGTACAGTAACAGACAGTATGGGTGAAATGTCTGTACCAGAAACCGCTTTATATGGCGCACAAACACAACGCGCGGTAGAAAACTTCCCAATTTCTGGCTTAACTATGCCACGCAGCTTCATACAAGCAATGGGATGGGTTAAAAAATCCTGCGCACTTTCAAATAAAGCCTTAGGCTTTCTCTCTGAAGATAAAACCAAAGCCATTGTAAAAGCAGCAGAGCAAGTTGCAGAAGGTGCATTAGACAAACAATTTCCTATTGATGTCTTTCAAACAGGCTCAGGCACCAGCACTAATATGAATACAAACGAAGTAGTTGCTCGCTATGCAACACTCGAAGCAGGCATCGATATTCATCCCAATGATGATGTAAACATGAGCCAAAGCAGTAATGATGTTATTCCAACAGCAATTCATGTCAGTACCGCTGTTCAAGCAAAGCATAAACTGCTACCCGCATTAAAGCACTTGCATAAAACCATACAAGCCAAAGCAAAATCACTAGAAAATATTACCAAAACAGGCCGCACGCATCTTATGGATGCAATGCCTGTCACTCTCGGACAAGAACTCAACGGCTGGGCACAACAGATTGCAAATGGCATTCAACGCATAGAATCTGCATTAGAACATGTGCAATTATTAGCCATCGGTGGTACAGCCGTTGGTACAGGGATTAATGCCCACCCAGACTTTGGCACAAAAACAGCCCAATACTTAAGCAGCGAAACCAATGTTGCTTTTAGCGTCAGTCCTAATCTATTCGAAAGCTTAAGTTGCCAGGATGCTGTTGTTGCCTTCTCAGGACAACTACGCGTCATTGCTGTCAGCTTTATGAAAATTGCAAATGACTTAAGATGGATGAACAGTGGCCCTCTTGCTGGCATTGCAGAAATTTATTTACCCGCATTACAACCTGGAAGCAGCATTATGCCAGGCAAAGTAAATCCTGTAATCTGCGAATCAACCATGATGGTAAGTGCACAAGTAATGGGCAATGATGCAACCATTATGGTTGCAGGCCAACATGGTAACTTCCAGCTCAATGTCATGCTGCCTGTGATTGCTTATAATGTTTTGCAAAGCATAGAATTACTTTCTAATACAGCAATTATGCTTGCAGATAAAGCAATTAAAGGCTTCACAGTGAATGAGACAGAGATTAAAGATAGGCTCGCTAAAAATCCCATTTTGGTAACAGCTTTAAACCCAGTCATTGGTTATGAATTGGGCGCCAAGATAGCCAAAACAGCTTATGCGGAAAATAGAGCCTTACTTGATGTTGCTAAAGAAATGACGCAATTATCAGAAAAAGAACTTAAGACTTATCTGGATCCATTTACACTGACTAAAGGTGGCCTTGTAGAGAAATAG